The genomic DNA CGCTTCGCAGGTCGGGGTTTCGAGTCAGGCGGCCGAGAAgcaagagggggaggaggggcagaaaTTTGTGGCTTCTGTCTCGTATTGGTCTTCCAAGAAGGGGATGTGGAAGGATATTGTCAGCGGTGGCATGACGTCTATTGTTGTGCGTCCTGGTGTTATGGAGGTTCACCGGCTGAGCAAGGAGCAATCCAAGGCTTATCCTCTGCAGTCGTCGGGTACTTCAGAGGTGGACATTTCCCACCAGGACGCTGGGAGCAGCGCCCCGCTTATCGCGCTGATTCTTACGCCGGTGGTTATGATCCGCCGCAGCACGGCGCTGGATCTGGAAGTCAGGAGTGTGGCTTCGCCCGAGTCGAGGCTCAAGACTGACAGCACGATGTATCGGTTCCGCGCTGGGACGCAGACGGAAGCGCACAGTTTGTATGAGGCGGTTCACTTGAGCAGGTTGAATAATGCTAGGTACATTCAGCTTGCCGAAGAGGCAAGAGTCAGATCGTTCGGCACGGCGACGGGGGTTcccggggaggggagtgcggatggggacgggagcagcaggagacgGAGCTGGTTCGGGAGGAAGAATTCTTACCGGGCGAGCACGCGGGCGCCGAGCGTGTCGCAGCATAGCATGTCGAGCACCATCTCGGCGGGGAGCTTtttgaggaggctgctgggaggggggaacaaTACCTTTAATATTGAGGAGTCGACGTTGGATAAGCCGCCTAGGATGAGCACGGGCACTGTTGGGTACTCGTCTGGTGCTTCTTccggggagggggcgagcACGCCGCCCAGGAGCGTCAACATGTCGTTGTCGGGGTCTGCCTCCCGGGCGTGGTCGACGGGTTTGGCGAAACCTTTCAGTCCTGATCAGCCGTTGGAGATTCGCTGCCATCTTAATGTGCAGAATAATCGGTGGTTGGACAAGGGGGATTGCATCCTGCACATCTCGCGCCCACCTCCGGGAGTCAGGCAGGAGCTTTCGCTTTATCACGGGTTGGAGAAAAGGATCATTGTTACGCATGCGAGCAAGAAGGTGGGGGATAAGCCGTTGATACTGCTGGATGCGGTGCTGGGGAGCAAGTGTTTCAGTCTTTTGGGGAGCAAGGGGGTGATGTGCTCTGTGTGGGAGGACttgagggatgaggaggggaatgtgGGTGTTGCGccgaggatggggggtttgagcGGACGGGTGACGAAGTGGTGTTTTCAGTGTAGGAATAGTCAGCAGGCGGATTGGATCATGTGGCTCGTCACggctgaggtggaggggttggttgtttaGGGGGTGGCGGGCCCTTTTGCCTCTGGGGTTGGTAAAGGGAGTGCGAACAAGGAAAGGGGGAGTGTGGATGGGGCgagcttggggaggagtAGTAgcagtggtggaggtggtgggagcatAACGCTTGtggggagtggaggggggagtagtGGTATTACCCTTGTTGGAAGTGGGAGTGGGAAtagtttggggaggagggttagtTTGAGCCGGAGtaggagtgggagtgggagtaacaaggggagggaggtgttgctgatggggatggagaggttgaggggggttaaTAGATGGAGTGTGAATTGGTGAAAGTTAATTACATATTatggggtgggagagggtttACTTGTTTATAATCATGTTATtcgaaagggggggaggaggcatgCGTGCATGGTGGGTgtgtttggagggggtttatTACGGATTTTTGGGATACCCACATACAGGCAGTCATGAAAGCattaggaggagggggggcggtCGGGGTTTCTCTGTTTAGTTTGATGGGCATTGCATGCGTGGCTTACATGAACATACCCGAATTTTTAAAAAAGGTTTTGTTGTATTTTGAGGGTTAAGTTTGCTAGATGTGAGATGGTTGTGATTGCGATTGGGCAAAGTATGGAAGGTAGTTGAGGTAGTCATGTTGAGACGATGATCGAAGTGTTCAAAGTGTCTGAGGTACCTTTTATCGTCTCTCATATTCAGGACGAAAAAGGGACAAGGCACCGAACAGTTGAAGACAAATAATACCAAGATCTCACTTGCTCAACGAGAACTGATTAACCTGGTCAAAATTACCatcacacaccacaccatgGCTATTAATTACATTACATGACAGGGCATCTCTGTCTACTTTTTCTGCATCTCAGtcccaccccttcaccaccaaataCTAGCCTTGCACATCCTCCCATCCGTCTGCTCATTCACCTTCCACCTCTCACTCCCCACCGCGTTCCTCGCGTAAAAGAACCCCTCGGGGTCATACCTCAGCTTGATGGCCATCAACCTCGCGTAATTAGTCCCAAAGAACTCCCTCTGGAACCTCGGTTGCTGGAAGTCGGCCTCGTTCATGTACGCGCCcgagttgggggtgatgctcTCAATCGCGGGCATGATGTCCTCGGTCATGAGCTTCTGGTTGGCAATCATGTCGTTCCACTTGGCAGGGTCAAAGCTCCAATCGGTGGTCAGAGTGGCGTGAACGAGCGTCTTTCTCCAGGCGGGGAGGACGGCGTTGGCCGAGTTGCGGCCAAAGGAGGAGACGTCGGTGCCGACGCCGATGAAGGTGACACCCTTCTCGGCGATGTAGCGCGAGGTCTGGGAGAGCTTGGTGGGGGTCTTGGTGAAGGTGTCGCGGGGGATGAGGCGGCCGCCGTACTGGGCGATGCCGATCTGAATGGCGccgatggggagggggccaaAGTATTGGTCGTAGTGGTCGTAGTAGTTGACCGACTGGGAGTAGGCCGCGTTGAAGTTGacgccgagggaggtgaggttggcgaggaagggggccaTGATGGTCTCGACCTGGGCGGCGGTCTTGTTGTAGGCGGTGACGGGGGCGATCATGAAGAAGTTGGAGGTGAAGTAGTAGACCACCATGGTGCCGGCGTCGACCAtggcggggagggcggcGTGGAAGGCGTCGATGCCCTTATAGAAGGTCtcggtggggttgttggcggcgaagaaggagacgGTGGCACCGCCGACGTAGCTGTCGGGGAAGGTCTTGAGGGTGACGCTGACGACGACGCCGTAGTTGCCAGGGCCACCACCGGAGAGAGCCCAGTAGAGGTCCGAGTTTCTGGTACGGGACGCGGTGAGGAGCTGGCCAGAGGCGGTGACGACCTCCCACTCGAGGGTGTTATCGGCGGAGAGACCGAAAGATGTGCTCAGGGCGGAgtgaccaccaccctgtGTATAGCCACCAGCAGGGCCGACAGTAGGACATTCACCACCGACAACGATCTGGTTGACCTTGAGGCCTtcgttgaggaggtcaaAGCCTTGGACACCGGCTCCGATCTTGACGGCAGTACCCTTGTAGTACTTGTCATTGTAGTTCTTCCACTCAATGCTCTTCATCTTGTGGGTCCAGACAGACAGAGCACCGGCACCGGTAGACCGGGCAAGGTAGTCATGACCAGTGTTGCGGACGACGAAGCGGATGTTCTTTCTCCTGGCAAAGTTGATGGTAGCAATGATGTCCTGAGCAGTCTCAGCAGCGACTGCATATCTGACATAGTTGCCCAGTGTGCACGGCTTGCCCTGAGCAGTGAAGGGGTCACAGCTCTGGTTGGCAAAGAAAGGGGCCATGATGGAAGCCGAGTCATTCATGCTGCCAGGGGTGTCAGCAGCGTCAGCAGCACGGTGGTTGTTGAACGATCGACTTACTGAATGTCGGGCATCTGCCAGCCATCACGCAATTGTTGACATCTGACGGGGTCGTAGTTGGGATCATGGCAGGCCTGGGCGAGTGGGACCGTGGCGATCAGCTTTCCACCGACGGTCTGGTTGAAGTTGTTCCACTCGTTGGTAGAGGGCCAGCACGAGTCGCCTGGGAAGCACTTGCACCGAgggccgaagaggaaggattCCAGAGAAAAGGTGGCCGAGTTGGGGTCCAGGCCGAGGATGCTGTCGTCCTGGGCCAAGGTGCCGGCAGCCAAGAGGCCAGCGGCAAGGAAGATGGACTtcatgttgttgtttttggtgaAGGAAGCGAATGGACAGAGGTGGCAGTCAATCGGGAATTAAAGAAAGACAGAAGTGACTGAAGTGGGGGGAGGCGAAGATCTCCTGAGGGAGAAAACATGTTGCAGGAGGACAGCAAGCCAGCCATCAAGTCAAGACTTTTAAAGAGATCTTCCATCTACAATGGAGCGTCGTAAATCACGGCCGGGCTATCGGGACAGTCCGCGAAAGGGGTTAGTAATTCGTAGACTGGAGAATAGTTCATCTGTTGGTCTGAATTCGTGGGGAAAAGGCCTGAGGTGTGTCGGGGTGCCATGGAGAACGCATGGACCAAATCTCGGCCAGCTGCTTCTCTGACGGGGGGCCATGGCTGGGGTCAGTGGTTGGTTCCGACTTGGCTTGATCTCTGCTAGTTTGCGCTCGATGTTTATACTATCAGGCTTGGTGATGGTCAAGACGTCAAACTATCTTGCAGCGGAGAATGTCTGGAGTGTGGATTAGAGACGAGTGCGATACTGAGGCGAGGTGCATGCTTGAAAGGGAGGGTGTTCGGTTACACGTTCGATGCCACATGGCAAATGGGTGAGATGAACCATGAACCAACAAGTTCAGGCACGACCAGATCTTGGGGACGCTGCGGTGCTTTCATCAACCGAGGCCTCGGCACATTCCGCTGTAGCTGTAATCCGTAATCATATAACGAGCCCGCTGCCCACTTCTTTTGTGATGAATCGCATTTCGTTATGGTCAGCAAAAAATGTGGCGCTGCGGCTTCCTCGGAACCCGGAAAGTCTTATCGTGACCTTGtcgtcaaggacaaggcTATTGTTTTACAACGTGGAATCAAAAAATAGACACACTTTCTTCCAAGACACCAGCGTCGACCCCCACACAGAAGCGAtagactttttctttttctgcgCGCTGAAGAGGCTGGGCAAGGGTCGTCATTATGcgagggatgaggatgaatAAGATTGGTGTGCCTACCCAGGGTTGATAGTGGGAAAGACCGGCCCCCACTCAATGACCCTGGTTTTCTACGTAGCTTGTTTCCGCCTGGATCGTGGAGCGCCCGGGGACACTGGGGGCCGTTCCTAGCCTCGCTAGCCTCAGCCGCAAGGGTTCTTTTGTTCTTTGCCAAACAGCGCGATCCAACGTCGTCCATATCACGTCACACACGATATTGCAACCTGCGGTGTCAGAACACTCGAGAAAAAGCAACCGTCAACCAGAGAGAGACACTGTTCGACATTCGAGGAGAATGCCTCTCTCTTATCAGCAATTCTCTCGCTGCCTTCAATAGTTCACAATATGCAGCCAAATCACCCAGCAGTCACTCAGTCACCCAGTCACCTAGTTTGGTGAGAGACAGGG from Podospora pseudoanserina strain CBS 124.78 chromosome 2, whole genome shotgun sequence includes the following:
- a CDS encoding hypothetical protein (COG:C; CAZy:AA7; EggNog:ENOG503NXN6), with translation MKSIFLAAGLLAAGTLAQDDSILGLDPNSATFSLESFLFGPRCKCFPGDSCWPSTNEWNNFNQTVGGKLIATVPLAQACHDPNYDPVRCQQLRDGWQMPDIHMNDSASIMAPFFANQSCDPFTAQGKPCTLGNYVRYAVAAETAQDIIATINFARRKNIRFVVRNTGHDYLARSTGAGALSVWTHKMKSIEWKNYNDKYYKGTAVKIGAGVQGFDLLNEGLKVNQIVVGGECPTVGPAGGYTQGGGHSALSTSFGLSADNTLEWEVVTASGQLLTASRTRNSDLYWALSGGGPGNYGVVVSVTLKTFPDSYVGGATVSFFAANNPTETFYKGIDAFHAALPAMVDAGTMVVYYFTSNFFMIAPVTAYNKTAAQVETIMAPFLANLTSLGVNFNAAYSQSVNYYDHYDQYFGPLPIGAIQIGIAQYGGRLIPRDTFTKTPTKLSQTSRYIAEKGVTFIGVGTDVSSFGRNSANAVLPAWRKTLVHATLTTDWSFDPAKWNDMIANQKLMTEDIMPAIESITPNSGAYMNEADFQQPRFQREFFGTNYARLMAIKLRYDPEGFFYARNAVGSERWKVNEQTDGRMCKASIWW